A single region of the Mercenaria mercenaria strain notata chromosome 6, MADL_Memer_1, whole genome shotgun sequence genome encodes:
- the LOC123548868 gene encoding uncharacterized protein LOC123548868 gives MVALSDFALWVMVCCSIAISLAHKEIIETHDEMSRKTNDTFSRFQSQRSEVSEASEAMGLMRAETQKYNKMNTSSPNKYKQFEEFNLTRQKGRQIKRSKSAPEPLENQKQLENKHGTVHPTFKNKHYLLRERRLIKTGPPLITNVTTLLGLSDDNDKFYSRKSFKPHARAETLTRNKRSLASVPTCELQISNQSKTYFHAQLLLRDPNFIGFHLSFCNKIRYNTSSTTNVFKPLSWFWTYNTTSGPFPFLSWNLDYGTLSFGLLDAQTINIDFVCIDTINTSASCDIKFGEYQTSKAVTTALKSLVSVEENNAYYKYPENFFCYLLTRQNYHGTISYWAAKYFIYPIRFVYYECCSVTLNYTSYKFEVNCPENGTSEGRFNTWKETRILPYILGLLILLYFPIMFFNFGAWLSKDEHILCEDRDNLDTSKAILNECWLFADGTSPLILCDLLSFKTLGLEKFPVTASRIRRFFLVVLFPTFVYLELVMYSNGIGIWKQDNLITVKELVEAGVPMGILSVLADNKHGTNVFVPLLGGPIGVIIIYYVMGLVFIFLPRSLKQIVNDGLPSSNLMIKSPLFFATDEIIGMALIDVKPHDLLPGYTKGSTLMRCRFYMLFGSVFWRKVWHIQTDRFSFVLSGKPIWFKIIIICLFLPVYALFCLIEICCCLVFNAVPFCNFVAILVGGGLKSLRHLRGQNRCLSAIFKYRVTAFIGASFVSAVLIVYSYVDALAFLANFSFISKVVTYCFVAIVIYPSVSFGYLFFFVILLYYFVKLFRDFGDGYTDLLSTAVDISRNLSDGAKISANDGNVVISNLKADSFESIRINGKLLDVSQNTLQTLSENELPVMIRERNNIFGIPKQLFNTLVQKHRPVHQQVLVLCFKSSMLIFFVILTLNISSNYVKGPNADISEVMHVIFIVVVGVLPKLVVAALSRSDKSIVREIQRRDIKASIVEFWNTGMTEELSNLAQYQ, from the coding sequence ATGGTGGCACTGTCTGACTTTGCACTTTGGGTGATGGTATGCTGCAGTATTGCAATCTCACTGGCGCACAAAGAGATCATAGAGACTCACGATGAAATGTCTAGAAAGACAAATGATACATTCAGTCGGTTCCAGTCACAACGGTCAGAGGTCAGTGAAGCTTCCGAAGCTATGGGGCTGATGAGAGCAGAAACGCAGAAGTATAACAAAATGAACACGAGCAGCCCTAACAAGTATAAACAATTTGAAGAATTTAATTTGACAAGACAGAAAGGGCGTCAGATAAAAAGAAGCAAATCAGCGCCAGAACCTCTGGAAAACCAGAAACAGCTTGAAAATAAACACGGTACAGTGCACCCAACATTTAAAAATAAGCACTATTTACTGCGTGAAAGAAGACTGATAAAGACAGGACCTCCTTTGATAACAAATGTCACAACTTTACTAGGGCTATCGGATGACAATGATAAATTTTATAGTCGTAAATCCTTTAAACCACATGCACGAGCAGAAACCTTAACGAGAAATAAACGTAGTTTGGCTTCCGTGCCTACTTGTGAGCTTCAGATCAGCAATCAAAGTAAAACTTACTTTCATGCGCAGTTGTTATTAAGAGACCCAAATTTCATTGGATTCCACCtatcattttgtaataaaattaggTACAACACATCAAGCACAACAAACGTTTTTAAACCACTGAGTTGGTTTTGGACATACAACACAACATCTGGACCATTTCCTTTTCTTTCCTGGAACCTCGACTACGGGACTCTATCTTTCGGACTTCTAGACGCACAAACGataaatattgattttgtttgCATTGATACCATAAACACATCAGCATCATGTGATATAAAGTTTGGAGAATATCAGACATCAAAAGCTGTTACAACAGCACTGAAATCACTTGTCAGTGTAGAAGAAAATAATGCCTACTATAAATATCCAGAGAATTTCTTTTGCTACCTTTTGACAAGACAAAACTACCACGGTACAATTTCTTATTGGGcagcaaaatatttcatataccCTATTCGATTTGTATATTACGAATGTTGTTCTGTGACGCTGAATTACACATCTTAcaagtttgaagtaaattgtCCAGAGAATGGAACAAGTGAAGGACGATTTAATACCTGGAAAGAAACAAGAATATTACCATATATATTAGGCCTCTTGATTCTTTTGTATTTCCCAATAATGTTTTTCAATTTCGGGGCTTGGTTATCAAAAGACGAACACATATTGTGCGAGGATCGAGATAACTTGGACACCTCAAAGGCAATATTAAATGAGTGTTGGCTATTTGCTGATGGAACTTCTCCACTCATTTTGTGCGACCTTTTGAGTTTCAAAACTTTAGGTCTTGAAAAGTTCCCAGTCACAGCTTCTAGGATCAGACGCTTTTTCCTCGTGGTATTATTTCCAACCTTTGTCTATTTGGAACTTGTTATGTACTCCAATGGAATAGGCATATGGAAACAAGACAATTTAATCACTGTAAAAGAACTTGTTGAAGCAGGCGTTCCCATGGGAATTCTATCTGTCTTAGCAGATAACAAACATGGGACTAATGTCTTTGTTCCCTTGCTTGGCGGTCCAATAGGAGTTATCATTATATATTACGTAATGGgtcttgtatttatttttcttccACGAAGCCTGAAACAAATTGTAAATGACGGTTTGCCGTCTTCAAATTTGATGATTAAATCACCACTTTTCTTCGCGACGGATGAAATTATCGGAATGGCATTGATTGATGTAAAACCGCATGACTTGTTACCAGGTTACACTAAAGGGTCTACGTTAATGAGATGCAGATTTTATATGCTGTTTGGGTCTGTTTTCTGGAGAAAGGTATGGCATATTCAGACAGACAGATTTTCATTTGTCTTGTCTGGCAAACCGATATGGTTTAAGATAAtaatcatttgtttgtttttgccaGTTTATGCACTCTTTTGCTTGATCgagatttgttgttgtttggtgtTTAATGCTGTGCCTTTTTGCAATTTTGTTGCCATCCTTGTTGGCGGGGGACTTAAATCCTTGCGTCATCTTAGAGGACAGAATCGGTGCCTGTCTGCAATCTTTAAATATCGTGTGACCGCCTTTATAGGAGCAAGTTTCGTATCAGCTGTACTCATAGTCTACAGCTATGTTGATGCACTAGCTTTTCTcgcaaatttcagttttatttctaaagtagTAACATATTGCTTTGTTGCAATCGTGATATATCCATCTGTTTCTTTTGGATATTTATTTTTCTTCGTCATACTTTTGTACTACTTTGTCAAGCTCTTCAGAGACTTTGGAGACGGCTACACGGATCTATTATCAACAGCTGTTGATATTTCCAGAAATCTTTCTGATGGTGCAAAAATCTCGGCAAACGATGGAAATGTGGTTATTTCTAACTTGAAGGCCGACAGTTTCGAATCTATTCGAATAAATGGGAAATTGTTGGACGTTTCTCAAAACACCTTACAAACTTTGAGTGAAAATGAACTACCGGTAATGATTAGagaaaggaataatattttcggGATACCAAAGCAATTGTTTAACACTTTAGTTCAGAAACATCGACCAGTTCACCAGCAGGTATTAGTCCTGTGTTTCAAGTCCTCCATGTtgattttctttgttattttgaCTCTCAATATATCCTCCAATTACGTCAAAGGACCTAATGCAGACATATCAGAAGTGATGCACGTGATCTTTATTGTTGTAGTTGGTGTTCTTCCTAAGCTAGTTGTGGCCGCCCTCTCCCGCTCAGACAAAAGCATTGTTCGGGAAATTCAGAGAAGAGATATAAAGGCGTCAATTGTTGAATTCTGGAACACGGGCATGACTGAAGAGTTATCGAACCTTGCACAGtatcaataa